One Azoarcus sp. DN11 DNA segment encodes these proteins:
- the rplR gene encoding 50S ribosomal protein L18 — protein sequence MNKKVVRLRRARKTRAKIAELKAVRLTVFRSNSHIYAQIIDGSGARVLAAASTVEADVRSQLAHGGNAAAAAVVGKLIAERAKAAGIESVAFDRAGFQYHGRVKALAEAAREGGLKF from the coding sequence ATGAACAAGAAAGTGGTTCGTCTGCGTCGTGCTCGTAAAACCCGAGCCAAAATCGCGGAACTGAAGGCGGTTCGTCTGACTGTGTTCCGTTCCAATTCCCATATCTACGCCCAGATCATCGACGGTTCCGGCGCGCGGGTGCTTGCAGCGGCCTCCACGGTCGAGGCTGACGTGCGTTCGCAACTGGCCCATGGCGGCAACGCTGCCGCCGCGGCGGTGGTCGGCAAGCTGATTGCCGAGCGTGCGAAGGCCGCGGGTATCGAGTCTGTCGCGTTCGATCGCGCCGGCTTCCAGTATCACGGTCGCGTCAAGGCGCTGGCCGAGGCCGCCCGCGAAGGCGGTCTCAAGTTCTAA
- the rplF gene encoding 50S ribosomal protein L6: MSRVAKNPVAIPGGVDVTVAGGEVSVKGPLGTVKQYIGNAVSVQREGDALLFAAVAGAANGRAMSGTVRALVNNMVTGVTKGFERKLTLVGVGYRAQAQGDKLNLTLGFSHPVVHQMPVGVKVETPSQTEIVIKGIDKQQVGQVAAEVRAYRAPEPYKGKGVRYADEVVVLKETKKK, translated from the coding sequence ATGTCTCGTGTAGCTAAAAATCCGGTGGCAATCCCCGGCGGCGTCGATGTGACGGTCGCGGGCGGCGAAGTCTCCGTGAAGGGGCCGCTGGGTACCGTCAAGCAATACATCGGCAATGCCGTGTCGGTTCAGCGCGAAGGCGATGCGCTGCTGTTCGCTGCGGTTGCTGGTGCGGCGAATGGCCGTGCGATGTCGGGTACCGTCCGTGCGCTGGTGAACAACATGGTTACCGGCGTGACCAAGGGCTTCGAGCGCAAGCTGACCCTCGTCGGCGTGGGTTATCGTGCTCAGGCTCAGGGCGACAAGCTCAACCTGACGCTCGGTTTCTCGCATCCGGTCGTGCATCAGATGCCGGTAGGCGTGAAGGTGGAAACGCCTTCCCAGACCGAGATCGTCATCAAGGGCATCGACAAGCAGCAGGTTGGCCAGGTGGCGGCCGAAGTGCGTGCATACCGCGCTCCCGAACCCTACAAGGGCAAGGGCGTCCGTTACGCGGACGAAGTGGTCGTGCTCAAGGAAACCAAGAAGAAGTAA
- the rpsH gene encoding 30S ribosomal protein S8 produces the protein MSMSDPIADMLTRIRNGQQAQKQSVSMPSSKLKVAIAKVLQDEGYIDGYAVRDAEGKVQLDVVLKYYAGRPVIERIERVSRPGLRVYKGSDDLPRVMNGLGVAIVSTPRGVMTDRAARAGRVGGEVICYVA, from the coding sequence ATGAGTATGTCCGATCCGATCGCCGATATGCTGACCCGCATCCGCAATGGCCAACAGGCTCAGAAGCAGAGCGTGTCGATGCCCAGCTCAAAGCTGAAAGTCGCGATCGCCAAGGTGCTGCAGGATGAAGGTTACATCGACGGTTATGCAGTGCGTGATGCCGAAGGCAAGGTTCAGCTGGACGTGGTGCTGAAGTACTACGCCGGTCGCCCGGTCATCGAGCGCATCGAACGCGTCAGCCGTCCCGGCCTGCGTGTTTACAAGGGCAGTGACGATCTTCCGCGCGTCATGAACGGCCTGGGTGTGGCGATTGTTTCCACGCCGCGTGGCGTCATGACCGACCGTGCGGCGCGCGCCGGACGCGTGGGCGGCGAAGTCATCTGTTACGTCGCTTAA
- the rpsN gene encoding 30S ribosomal protein S14, which produces MAKLALINREEKRRKTVEKFAAKRAALIAQINDFKLPEEERMAARLKLQQLPRNASPVRERNRCALTGRPRGVFRKFGLCRNKLRDLAFRGEVPGMTKASW; this is translated from the coding sequence ATGGCAAAACTGGCTCTGATCAATCGAGAAGAGAAGCGCCGCAAGACGGTCGAGAAATTCGCCGCCAAGCGTGCAGCGCTGATCGCTCAGATCAACGATTTCAAGTTGCCTGAAGAAGAGCGCATGGCTGCTCGTCTGAAGCTGCAGCAGCTTCCGCGCAATGCAAGCCCGGTTCGCGAGCGCAATCGCTGCGCCCTGACGGGGCGTCCGCGGGGCGTTTTCCGTAAGTTCGGTCTTTGCCGGAACAAGCTGCGCGACCTCGCGTTCCGCGGCGAAGTGCCGGGCATGACCAAGGCGAGCTGGTAA
- the rplE gene encoding 50S ribosomal protein L5: protein MARLQQYYKETISPELLKQFGYKSVMEVPRITKITLNMGVGEAVGDKKILEHAVGDMQKIAGQKPVVTKARKSIAGFKIRDGYPIGCMVTLRGEKMFEFLDRLVTIAMPRIRDFRGIAGKGFDGRGNYNLGVKEQIIFPEIEYDKIDALRGMNISITTTAKTDQEARALLAAFKFPFKN from the coding sequence ATGGCGCGCTTGCAGCAGTACTACAAAGAAACGATTTCTCCCGAGTTGCTCAAGCAGTTCGGGTACAAGTCCGTGATGGAAGTGCCTCGCATCACGAAGATCACGCTGAACATGGGTGTCGGTGAGGCGGTCGGTGACAAGAAGATCCTCGAGCATGCCGTTGGCGACATGCAGAAGATCGCTGGTCAAAAGCCGGTCGTGACGAAGGCGCGCAAGTCGATCGCGGGTTTCAAGATCCGTGATGGTTATCCGATCGGCTGCATGGTGACCCTGCGCGGCGAGAAGATGTTCGAGTTTCTCGATCGTCTCGTGACGATCGCGATGCCGCGTATCCGCGACTTCCGCGGGATCGCCGGCAAGGGCTTCGACGGTCGCGGCAATTACAACCTGGGTGTCAAGGAACAGATCATTTTCCCGGAAATCGAGTACGACAAGATCGATGCTCTGCGGGGGATGAACATCAGCATCACGACGACGGCCAAGACCGATCAGGAAGCTCGGGCTCTGCTCGCGGCGTTCAAGTTCCCGTTCAAGAATTGA
- the rplX gene encoding 50S ribosomal protein L24: MNKIRKGDEVVVLAGKDRGRRGVVLRRVGDEHLVVEGVNRAKKHVRPNPLKGEVGGIVEKEMPLHISNVALFNSAAQKGDRVGIRVLEDGRKVRFFKSNGELVDA, encoded by the coding sequence ATGAACAAGATCCGCAAAGGTGATGAGGTTGTTGTCCTGGCAGGCAAGGACCGCGGTCGTCGCGGTGTCGTGCTGCGTCGGGTTGGTGATGAGCATCTCGTGGTCGAGGGTGTGAATCGCGCGAAGAAGCACGTGCGTCCGAACCCGCTCAAGGGTGAGGTGGGTGGTATCGTCGAAAAGGAAATGCCGCTCCATATCTCGAACGTCGCTTTGTTCAACTCCGCGGCCCAGAAGGGTGATCGCGTGGGTATCCGGGTGCTTGAGGATGGTCGCAAGGTGCGCTTCTTCAAGTCGAATGGCGAACTGGTCGACGCGTAA
- the rplN gene encoding 50S ribosomal protein L14, with the protein MIQMQSILDVADNTGARSVMCIKVLGGSKRRYASIGDIIKVTVKDAAPRGRVKKGDIYSAVVVRTAKGVRRPDGSLVKFDGNAAVLLNNKLEPIGTRIFGPVTRELRTERFMKIVSLAPEVL; encoded by the coding sequence ATGATTCAAATGCAGTCCATTCTGGACGTCGCCGACAATACGGGCGCGCGTTCGGTGATGTGCATCAAGGTGCTTGGTGGCTCGAAGCGTCGCTATGCCAGCATTGGCGACATCATCAAGGTAACCGTCAAGGATGCAGCGCCGCGCGGTCGCGTCAAGAAAGGCGACATCTACAGTGCCGTTGTGGTGCGTACCGCGAAAGGCGTGCGCCGTCCCGACGGTTCGCTTGTCAAGTTCGATGGCAATGCCGCTGTGTTGCTGAATAACAAGCTCGAGCCGATTGGTACCCGTATCTTCGGGCCGGTGACGCGCGAGCTGCGTACCGAGCGGTTCATGAAGATCGTCTCGCTGGCGCCTGAAGTGCTCTAA
- the rpsQ gene encoding 30S ribosomal protein S17 encodes MSEQIEKVRRALVGRVVSDKMQNTVTVLVERRVKHELYGKVITRSAKYHAHVEGGIAAAGDLVEIEECRPISKTKSWRVAKVLEKARVI; translated from the coding sequence ATGAGCGAACAAATCGAAAAAGTGCGTCGCGCCCTTGTCGGCCGTGTCGTCAGCGACAAGATGCAGAACACGGTGACCGTGCTGGTCGAGCGTCGCGTCAAGCACGAACTGTACGGCAAGGTGATTACGCGGTCGGCGAAGTATCATGCACACGTCGAAGGCGGCATCGCCGCTGCCGGCGACCTGGTTGAGATCGAGGAATGCCGTCCGATTTCCAAGACCAAGTCCTGGCGCGTCGCAAAGGTGCTCGAGAAAGCACGCGTTATCTGA
- the rpmC gene encoding 50S ribosomal protein L29: MKASELRAKSAGELNQELLELLKAQFSLRMQLATQQLGNTSQLGKVRRDIARVRTLLREKAGQK; the protein is encoded by the coding sequence ATGAAAGCGAGTGAACTCCGCGCAAAGAGCGCCGGTGAATTGAATCAGGAACTGCTTGAGCTGCTGAAGGCGCAGTTCTCGCTGCGCATGCAGCTGGCTACGCAGCAGCTCGGCAACACGAGCCAACTCGGAAAGGTTCGTCGCGACATCGCTCGCGTGCGTACCCTTCTGCGTGAAAAGGCAGGGCAGAAATGA
- the rplP gene encoding 50S ribosomal protein L16, producing MLQPTRRKYRKEQKGRNTGVATRGAKVSFGEYGLKAIGRGRLTARQIESARRAMTRHIKRGGRIWIRIFPDKPISKKPAEVRMGNGKGNPEYWVAEIQPGKVLYEMDGVDEALAREAFRLAAAKLPLETVFVHRQLG from the coding sequence ATGCTGCAGCCGACGAGAAGGAAATATCGTAAGGAGCAGAAGGGGCGCAACACCGGCGTCGCGACGCGCGGTGCGAAGGTCAGCTTCGGCGAGTACGGTCTCAAGGCTATCGGCCGCGGCCGTCTTACCGCGCGCCAGATCGAGTCGGCGCGCCGTGCGATGACCCGTCACATCAAACGTGGCGGTCGCATCTGGATCCGTATCTTCCCGGACAAGCCGATCTCGAAGAAGCCTGCGGAAGTCCGTATGGGTAACGGCAAGGGTAACCCTGAGTACTGGGTCGCCGAGATCCAGCCGGGCAAAGTGCTGTACGAGATGGACGGTGTCGACGAAGCGCTGGCGCGCGAAGCGTTCCGCCTCGCTGCTGCGAAGCTGCCGCTCGAGACCGTGTTTGTTCACCGTCAGTTGGGGTAA
- the rpsC gene encoding 30S ribosomal protein S3, with translation MGQKIHPTGFRLAVTRDWSSRWFAGSRDYSKMLHEDIKVRDFLKKKLAHASVGRIVIERPAKNARITLFSARPGVVIGKKGEDIELLKRELQKIMGVPVHVNIEEVRKPEVDAKLIADSIAQQLEKRIMFRRAMKRAMQNAMRLGAQGIKIMSAGRLNGAEIARTEWYREGRVPLHTLRADIDYGVSEASTTYGIIGIKVWVYKGEMLGRNERPVVVENENEARRGRRGAPRGAEGGEGRPGRRPARRGGAEGQAKQPQDSRGE, from the coding sequence ATGGGTCAGAAAATTCATCCGACCGGATTCCGTCTTGCGGTCACCCGTGACTGGAGTTCGCGCTGGTTCGCCGGGAGCCGCGACTACTCCAAGATGCTGCACGAGGACATCAAGGTCCGTGACTTCCTTAAGAAGAAGCTCGCGCACGCGTCCGTCGGCCGCATCGTCATCGAGCGTCCGGCCAAGAACGCCCGGATCACCCTGTTCAGTGCGCGTCCGGGTGTCGTGATCGGCAAGAAGGGCGAGGACATCGAACTGCTGAAGCGCGAACTGCAGAAGATCATGGGCGTGCCGGTGCACGTCAATATCGAGGAAGTTCGCAAGCCGGAGGTCGACGCCAAGCTGATCGCCGATTCGATCGCCCAGCAGCTCGAGAAGCGCATCATGTTCCGTCGCGCGATGAAGCGCGCGATGCAGAACGCCATGCGTCTGGGGGCGCAGGGCATCAAGATCATGAGCGCGGGTCGCCTGAACGGCGCGGAAATCGCCCGTACCGAGTGGTACCGTGAAGGCCGCGTGCCGCTGCACACGCTGCGCGCCGACATCGACTATGGCGTGTCGGAAGCGAGCACGACCTACGGCATCATCGGCATCAAGGTTTGGGTCTACAAGGGCGAGATGCTCGGCCGCAATGAGCGTCCGGTCGTCGTCGAGAACGAAAACGAGGCTCGCCGTGGCCGTCGCGGTGCTCCGCGTGGTGCCGAAGGTGGCGAGGGCCGTCCCGGCCGCCGTCCTGCTCGCAGGGGTGGAGCCGAAGGCCAGGCCAAGCAGCCGCAAGATAGCAGGGGTGAATGA
- the rplV gene encoding 50S ribosomal protein L22 — protein sequence METKAILRGVRLSAQKGRLVADQVRGKPVDQALNILAFSPKKGAQIIRKVVESAIANAEHNEGADIDTLKVKTIYVEEGTSLKRFTARAKGRGNRILKPTCHVYVTVGE from the coding sequence ATGGAAACCAAAGCAATCCTCCGTGGCGTTCGCCTGTCGGCCCAGAAGGGCCGTCTGGTGGCCGACCAGGTGCGGGGCAAGCCGGTTGATCAGGCCCTGAATATTCTCGCCTTCTCGCCGAAGAAAGGCGCGCAGATCATCCGCAAGGTCGTCGAGTCGGCGATCGCCAATGCCGAACATAATGAAGGCGCAGACATCGACACCCTGAAGGTGAAGACGATCTACGTCGAGGAAGGTACGTCGCTGAAGCGCTTTACGGCGCGCGCGAAAGGGCGCGGTAACCGCATCCTCAAGCCGACCTGCCATGTCTACGTGACCGTCGGGGAATAA
- the rpsS gene encoding 30S ribosomal protein S19, with amino-acid sequence MARSIKKGPFVDAHLLKKVDAVRASNDKRPIKTWSRRSTVLPDFVGLTIAVHNGRQHVPVFVSENMVGHKLGEFALTRTFKGHAASKKAKR; translated from the coding sequence ATGGCACGTTCTATTAAAAAAGGCCCGTTTGTCGACGCGCACCTGCTCAAGAAGGTCGACGCCGTCCGGGCGAGCAACGACAAGCGTCCGATCAAGACGTGGTCGCGCCGTTCGACGGTGCTGCCCGACTTCGTCGGTCTGACGATCGCGGTGCATAACGGCCGCCAGCACGTTCCGGTGTTCGTTTCCGAGAACATGGTCGGTCACAAGCTCGGCGAGTTTGCGCTGACCCGTACGTTCAAGGGTCACGCCGCGAGCAAGAAGGCAAAGAGGTAA
- the rplB gene encoding 50S ribosomal protein L2, which translates to MALVKLKPTSAGRRAMVKVVNADLYKGRPLASLVEKQSKNAGRNNNGHITVRHQGGGHKQHYRLVDFRRNKDGIVARVERIEYDPNRSANIALICYADGERAYIIAPKGLEVGQPVMSGAEAPIKPGNVLPIRNIPVGSTIHCVEMMPGKGAQIARAAGTSVQLLAREGAYAQIRLRSGEVRRVHVECRAAIGVVGNEEHGLRKIGKAGANRWRGIRPTVRGVAMNPVDHPHGGGEGRTGEGGVPRSPWGQPAKGYRTRSNKRTDTMIVQRRHKR; encoded by the coding sequence ATGGCACTGGTAAAACTCAAGCCTACGTCTGCCGGCCGTCGCGCGATGGTCAAGGTTGTGAACGCCGACCTGTACAAAGGCCGCCCGCTCGCCTCCTTGGTCGAAAAGCAGTCGAAGAATGCCGGCCGTAACAACAACGGCCATATCACCGTTCGTCACCAGGGCGGTGGTCACAAGCAACACTACCGCCTGGTGGATTTTCGTCGCAACAAGGACGGGATCGTAGCGCGCGTCGAGCGCATCGAGTACGACCCGAACCGTTCGGCGAACATCGCCCTGATCTGCTACGCAGATGGCGAACGTGCGTACATCATCGCCCCGAAGGGTCTGGAAGTTGGTCAGCCGGTCATGAGCGGCGCTGAAGCTCCGATCAAGCCGGGCAACGTTCTGCCGATCCGCAACATTCCGGTCGGTTCGACGATCCACTGCGTCGAAATGATGCCGGGCAAGGGCGCGCAGATCGCGCGTGCAGCCGGTACTTCGGTGCAGCTCCTGGCGCGTGAAGGCGCCTACGCCCAGATTCGGTTGCGCTCCGGCGAAGTCCGTCGCGTGCATGTCGAATGCCGCGCCGCGATTGGCGTGGTGGGCAATGAAGAGCACGGTCTGCGCAAGATCGGCAAGGCCGGTGCGAATCGCTGGCGTGGTATTCGTCCGACCGTTCGCGGTGTGGCGATGAACCCGGTTGATCACCCGCACGGCGGCGGCGAAGGCCGTACCGGCGAAGGTGGTGTGCCGCGGAGCCCGTGGGGCCAGCCGGCCAAGGGCTATCGCACGCGCAGCAACAAGCGCACCGATACCATGATCGTGCAGCGTCGTCACAAGCGTTAA
- the rplW gene encoding 50S ribosomal protein L23, which yields MSGFSQERLMQVLLAPQISEKATYVADKNEQVVFKVASCATKPEVKAAVELLFKVEVKSVQIANVKGKVKRFGKTMGRRKGWKKAFVCLKPGQEINFAAGE from the coding sequence ATGAGCGGATTTAGCCAAGAGCGTCTGATGCAGGTGCTGCTCGCGCCCCAGATCTCCGAAAAGGCAACGTACGTTGCCGACAAGAACGAGCAGGTCGTGTTCAAGGTTGCGTCGTGCGCAACGAAGCCTGAAGTGAAGGCTGCGGTCGAGCTGCTGTTCAAGGTCGAGGTCAAGTCGGTCCAGATCGCGAACGTGAAGGGTAAGGTCAAGCGCTTCGGCAAGACGATGGGGCGTCGCAAGGGCTGGAAGAAAGCCTTCGTGTGCCTGAAGCCGGGCCAGGAAATCAACTTCGCGGCCGGGGAGTAA
- the rplD gene encoding 50S ribosomal protein L4 — MELKLLNDQGVQAAMLQASDALFGRDYNEALIHQVVVAYMANARSGDRAQKGRSEIAKSTRKPWRQKGTGRARAGRASSPLWRGGGRIFANSPDENFTQKLNRKMYRAGVASILSQLAREDRLAVVENFSVEAPKTKLLSQKLKGMGLDSVLVITDQFDENLFLSSRNLHKVLVLEVSETDPVSLVHYDRVIVTKGALAKMEETWQ; from the coding sequence ATGGAACTTAAACTATTGAACGATCAGGGTGTGCAGGCGGCAATGCTGCAGGCTTCTGATGCGCTGTTCGGGCGCGACTATAACGAGGCGCTGATTCACCAGGTGGTCGTTGCCTATATGGCGAACGCGCGCTCGGGCGACCGCGCGCAGAAGGGGCGCTCCGAAATTGCCAAATCGACGCGCAAGCCGTGGCGCCAGAAGGGTACCGGCCGCGCGCGTGCCGGTAGGGCGTCGAGTCCGCTGTGGCGTGGTGGTGGTCGGATCTTCGCGAATTCGCCCGACGAGAACTTCACCCAGAAACTGAATCGCAAGATGTACCGCGCCGGCGTCGCGTCGATCCTGTCGCAGCTCGCTCGCGAGGATCGTCTGGCGGTGGTCGAGAATTTCAGCGTCGAAGCGCCGAAAACCAAGCTTCTGTCGCAGAAGCTGAAGGGCATGGGGTTGGACTCCGTGCTCGTGATCACGGATCAGTTCGACGAGAACCTGTTCCTGTCGTCGCGCAACCTGCACAAGGTGCTGGTGCTCGAGGTCAGCGAGACGGATCCGGTGTCCCTGGTGCACTACGATCGCGTGATCGTGACCAAGGGGGCGTTGGCCAAGATGGAGGAGACCTGGCAATGA
- the rplC gene encoding 50S ribosomal protein L3 — MSLGLVGRKVGMTRIFAEDGRSVPVTVLDVANNRVTQVKTPESDGYAAVQVAFGKRRASRVNKALAGHLAKAGVEAGHTLREFTVEPGQLASLKAGDVISVELFAVGQKVDVTGMSIGKGFSGVIKRHNFSSNRASHGNSVSHNAPGSIGMAQDPGRVFPGKRMAGQYGNVTRTTQSLEVVRVDVERQLLLVKGAVPGSKGGDVIVRPAVKARG; from the coding sequence ATGAGTCTAGGCCTTGTAGGACGCAAGGTTGGCATGACTCGCATTTTCGCCGAGGACGGTCGTAGTGTCCCGGTGACGGTGCTTGATGTTGCCAACAACCGCGTTACCCAAGTCAAGACGCCTGAAAGCGACGGTTATGCCGCGGTTCAGGTGGCTTTCGGCAAGCGCCGTGCGAGCCGCGTCAATAAGGCGCTCGCCGGGCATCTCGCCAAGGCTGGCGTCGAAGCCGGTCACACCCTTCGCGAATTCACGGTCGAGCCGGGTCAGTTGGCCAGTCTCAAGGCAGGTGACGTGATCAGCGTGGAGCTCTTTGCGGTCGGGCAGAAGGTCGATGTGACCGGTATGTCGATCGGTAAGGGCTTTTCGGGTGTCATCAAGCGTCACAATTTCTCGTCGAACCGCGCGTCGCACGGTAACTCGGTGTCGCATAACGCGCCGGGTTCGATCGGTATGGCGCAGGACCCGGGTCGTGTTTTTCCGGGTAAGCGGATGGCTGGCCAGTATGGCAACGTGACCCGCACGACGCAGAGCCTCGAAGTGGTTCGTGTCGATGTCGAGCGTCAGTTGCTCCTGGTCAAGGGGGCTGTTCCTGGGTCCAAGGGTGGCGACGTGATCGTTCGTCCCGCGGTCAAGGCCCGTGGCTGA
- the rpsJ gene encoding 30S ribosomal protein S10, translated as MQNQKIRIRLKAFDYRLIDQSALEIVDTAKRTGAVVRGPVPLPTRIERFDLLRSPHVNKTSRDQFEIRTHQRLMDIIDPTDKTVDALMKLDLPAGVDVEIKLQ; from the coding sequence ATGCAAAACCAGAAGATTCGGATCCGTCTGAAGGCATTCGACTACCGTCTGATCGACCAATCGGCCCTCGAGATCGTCGATACCGCCAAGCGTACCGGTGCCGTTGTTCGTGGCCCCGTGCCGCTGCCGACGCGCATCGAGCGCTTCGACCTTCTGCGTTCGCCGCACGTCAACAAGACCTCGCGCGACCAGTTCGAAATTCGCACCCACCAGCGTCTGATGGACATCATCGATCCGACCGACAAGACGGTCGACGCACTGATGAAGCTGGATCTGCCTGCGGGTGTCGACGTCGAGATCAAGCTGCAGTAA
- the tuf gene encoding elongation factor Tu: MAKGKFERTKPHVNVGTIGHVDHGKTTLTAAITTILSTKFGGEAKAYDQIDAAPEEKARGITINTAHVEYETATRHYAHVDCPGHADYVKNMITGAAQMDGAILVVSAADGPMPQTREHILLARQVGVPYIIVFMNKCDMVDDAELLELVEMEVRELLSKYDFPGDDIPIVKGSALKAIEGDKSDLGEGAIMALADALDSYIPTPERAIDKPFLLPIEDVFSISGRGTVVTGRVERGVVKVGEEVEIVGIKPTVKTICTGVEMFRKLLDQGQAGDNVGVLLRGTKREDVERGQVLCKPGSIKPHTHFTGEVYVLSKEEGGRHTPFFNNYRPQFYFRTTDVTGSIALPEGTEMVMPGDNVSITVKLLAPIAMEEGLRFAIREGGRTVGAGVVAKIIE; this comes from the coding sequence ATGGCAAAAGGCAAGTTTGAGCGGACGAAACCGCACGTAAACGTTGGGACGATCGGCCACGTTGACCATGGCAAGACGACCCTGACCGCGGCGATCACGACGATCCTGTCGACGAAGTTCGGCGGCGAGGCGAAGGCCTACGACCAGATCGACGCGGCGCCGGAAGAAAAGGCGCGCGGCATCACGATCAACACCGCGCACGTCGAGTACGAAACCGCGACCCGTCACTACGCCCACGTCGACTGCCCGGGCCATGCCGACTATGTGAAGAACATGATCACCGGCGCCGCGCAGATGGACGGCGCGATCCTCGTTGTGTCGGCCGCCGACGGCCCGATGCCGCAGACCCGCGAGCACATCCTGCTCGCCCGTCAGGTCGGTGTGCCGTACATCATCGTGTTCATGAACAAGTGCGACATGGTCGACGACGCCGAGCTGCTCGAGCTCGTCGAGATGGAAGTGCGCGAACTGCTGTCGAAGTACGACTTCCCGGGCGACGACATTCCCATCGTCAAGGGCTCGGCGCTGAAGGCGATCGAAGGCGACAAGAGCGATCTGGGCGAAGGCGCGATCATGGCGCTGGCCGATGCGCTCGACTCGTACATCCCGACCCCGGAGCGTGCGATCGACAAGCCCTTCCTGCTGCCGATCGAAGACGTGTTCTCGATCTCGGGTCGCGGTACCGTCGTAACCGGCCGTGTCGAGCGTGGCGTCGTCAAGGTCGGTGAAGAAGTCGAAATCGTCGGCATCAAGCCCACGGTCAAGACCATCTGCACTGGCGTCGAAATGTTCCGCAAGCTGCTTGACCAGGGGCAGGCGGGTGACAACGTCGGCGTGCTGCTGCGCGGCACCAAGCGTGAAGATGTTGAGCGTGGTCAGGTCCTGTGCAAGCCGGGCTCGATCAAGCCGCACACCCACTTCACGGGCGAAGTGTACGTGCTGTCGAAGGAAGAGGGTGGTCGTCACACCCCGTTCTTCAACAACTACCGTCCGCAGTTCTACTTCCGTACGACCGACGTGACCGGTTCGATCGCGCTGCCCGAAGGCACCGAGATGGTCATGCCGGGCGACAACGTGTCGATCACGGTGAAGCTGCTGGCACCGATCGCCATGGAAGAAGGTCTGCGCTTCGCGATCCGCGAAGGCGGTCGTACTGTCGGTGCCGGTGTCGTCGCAAAGATCATCGAGTAA